From a single Cytophagales bacterium WSM2-2 genomic region:
- the rpmD gene encoding 50S ribosomal protein L30, with protein MAKVKITQIRSTIKRPETQLRTIQSLGLGKIHASVEVEYTPQIQGMVKKVNHLVSVTEL; from the coding sequence ATGGCAAAAGTGAAGATCACCCAAATCCGTAGCACCATAAAGAGACCTGAAACCCAATTGAGGACTATCCAGTCCCTGGGCTTGGGAAAAATCCATGCCTCTGTTGAAGTGGAATACACTCCGCAGATTCAGGGAATGGTGAAGAAAGTAAATCATTTAGTAAGCGTAACCGAATTATAA
- the rplF gene encoding 50S ribosomal protein L6: MSRIGRLPISLPKGVTCTFSEAEHKVTVKGPKGELKQAIDADFKITANEGTVTVQRPTEQKRHKAMHGLYRALIANMVEGVSQGYKTQLEVIGVGYKATAQGNVLDLSLGFSHSVILAVPSELKLQAVQEKGQNPMIILEGIDKQLIGQVAAKIKSLRPVEPYKGKGIRYVGEYVRRKAGKAAAK, translated from the coding sequence ATGTCACGAATAGGAAGACTACCGATAAGCTTGCCCAAAGGTGTTACGTGCACTTTTTCGGAAGCAGAGCATAAAGTAACAGTTAAAGGACCCAAAGGTGAATTGAAGCAGGCAATTGATGCAGACTTCAAGATCACAGCGAATGAAGGAACAGTAACCGTGCAGCGTCCTACTGAACAGAAAAGACATAAGGCTATGCACGGTTTGTACCGCGCGCTGATCGCCAACATGGTTGAAGGCGTTAGCCAGGGCTATAAGACTCAACTCGAAGTAATCGGGGTAGGTTACAAAGCGACTGCGCAAGGCAATGTATTGGATCTCAGCTTAGGATTTTCACACAGTGTGATCCTTGCCGTTCCTTCAGAATTGAAATTGCAGGCAGTACAGGAGAAGGGTCAAAATCCAATGATCATCCTGGAAGGAATTGATAAGCAATTGATTGGCCAGGTGGCTGCAAAAATTAAATCACTTCGTCCGGTAGAACCTTACAAAGGCAAGGGCATCCGTTATGTGGGTGAGTATGTGCGTAGAAAAGCTGGTAAGGCAGCGGCTAAATAA
- the rplP gene encoding 50S ribosomal protein L16, producing MLQPKRTKFRKMQKGKVKGMATRGHQIAFGSFALKSLEAGWITARQLEAARVAVTRAMKREGQVWIRIFPDKPITRKPAEVRMGKGKGAPEYWVAVIKPGTILFEAGGVTMATAKEALALADGKLPIKTRFTVRRDYVEQAAAKA from the coding sequence ATGTTACAACCGAAGCGTACGAAATTCAGAAAAATGCAGAAGGGCAAAGTGAAAGGCATGGCCACGCGTGGTCACCAGATTGCCTTTGGATCTTTTGCATTGAAATCACTGGAGGCAGGATGGATCACTGCCCGTCAATTGGAAGCAGCTCGTGTGGCTGTAACCCGTGCGATGAAGCGTGAAGGCCAGGTATGGATTCGCATTTTCCCGGACAAACCGATTACCCGCAAACCAGCTGAAGTACGTATGGGTAAAGGTAAAGGTGCCCCTGAATATTGGGTAGCAGTGATTAAGCCAGGTACCATCCTGTTCGAAGCAGGTGGTGTGACAATGGCGACCGCGAAAGAAGCGTTGGCGTTAGCCGATGGCAAACTGCCAATCAAAACGCGCTTCACTGTTCGCAGAGATTATGTAGAACAAGCAGCAGCTAAAGCTTAA
- the rplR gene encoding 50S ribosomal protein L18 yields the protein MPNIKDRRKRIKLSIRHKIEGTPARPRLSVFKSNKAIYAQLVDDSKGHTLLAASSKDLNDKGGVNLEISKSVGKKVAEQALATGIKEIVFDRNGYLYHGNIKALAEGAREGGLKF from the coding sequence ATGCCAAACATTAAAGACAGAAGAAAGCGGATAAAATTAAGTATCCGCCACAAGATAGAAGGCACACCGGCTAGGCCACGGCTTTCTGTGTTCAAGAGCAACAAGGCGATCTACGCTCAACTGGTTGATGACTCAAAGGGCCACACCCTTTTGGCGGCATCTTCGAAGGACCTTAATGACAAGGGCGGAGTGAACCTGGAGATTTCCAAGAGCGTGGGCAAGAAGGTAGCTGAACAAGCTCTTGCTACAGGTATCAAGGAGATCGTATTTGACCGCAACGGTTATTTATATCACGGTAATATCAAAGCTTTGGCTGAAGGAGCCAGAGAGGGAGGTTTAAAATTCTAA
- the rplO gene encoding 50S ribosomal protein L15, with amino-acid sequence MKLHTLKPAAGSTKTNKRLGRGQGSGGSTAGRGHKGAQSRSGYHKKFGFEGGQMPLQRRVPKFGFKNNNKVYFKPINLDALEELAKTTKSSALSIQVMRDNGIVGKNDMVKVLGRGELKTKVAVEAHAFSATATKAIETAGGSATIVK; translated from the coding sequence ATGAAGCTGCATACACTTAAGCCGGCTGCCGGTTCGACAAAAACAAACAAGCGCCTTGGCCGTGGCCAGGGGAGCGGAGGTAGCACAGCGGGTCGCGGTCACAAAGGTGCCCAGTCACGTTCAGGCTATCACAAGAAATTCGGTTTCGAGGGTGGTCAGATGCCTTTGCAGAGACGCGTTCCGAAATTCGGATTTAAGAACAACAATAAAGTTTACTTCAAGCCTATCAATCTTGATGCCTTGGAAGAGCTTGCAAAAACAACCAAGTCTTCAGCACTCAGCATTCAGGTAATGCGTGACAACGGTATCGTTGGCAAGAATGATATGGTAAAGGTGTTGGGCAGAGGTGAACTGAAAACTAAAGTAGCTGTTGAAGCTCATGCTTTCTCGGCTACAGCAACTAAAGCAATTGAAACGGCTGGCGGCAGCGCCACAATCGTGAAATAA
- the rpsE gene encoding 30S ribosomal protein S5 — MTQSNVSAVKASEIDLKEKVVAIQRVAKVVKGGRRFSFAAIVVVGDGNGVVGYGLGKANEVTDAITKGIDDAKKHLVKVPIIKGTVPHESLGKFGGGFVLLKPASPGTGVIAGGAMRAVLESAGVHNVLAKSKGSSNPHNVVKATFKALTTMRDPQTIARNRGVSLSKVFNG, encoded by the coding sequence ATGACACAAAGTAACGTCAGCGCAGTAAAGGCCAGCGAGATCGACTTGAAAGAAAAAGTCGTAGCCATTCAGCGTGTAGCAAAAGTGGTGAAAGGTGGTCGCAGATTCAGCTTCGCAGCAATCGTTGTAGTAGGCGATGGCAACGGGGTAGTAGGTTATGGATTGGGCAAAGCCAATGAAGTAACTGACGCTATCACTAAAGGTATTGATGATGCGAAAAAGCACCTGGTAAAAGTTCCAATCATTAAAGGGACTGTACCTCACGAGTCACTTGGAAAATTCGGTGGTGGTTTCGTATTGTTGAAGCCGGCTTCCCCTGGTACAGGCGTAATTGCCGGTGGTGCGATGCGTGCCGTATTGGAAAGCGCGGGCGTTCACAATGTATTGGCGAAATCAAAAGGTTCTTCTAACCCGCACAACGTGGTGAAAGCTACCTTCAAAGCATTGACTACTATGCGCGATCCTCAGACGATCGCACGTAACCGTGGAGTTTCATTGTCAAAAGTATTTAACGGATAA
- the rplN gene encoding 50S ribosomal protein L14 — MISTETRLTVADNSGAKEVLCLHVLGGTRRRSASVGDKIVVTVKSALPTSQIKKGTVSKAVIVRTKKEVRRKDGSYIRFEDNAAVLLTAQDEPRGTRIFGPVARELREKQFMKIVSLAPEVL, encoded by the coding sequence ATGATATCAACCGAAACCCGGCTTACCGTAGCAGACAATAGTGGAGCAAAAGAAGTTCTTTGTCTTCATGTATTGGGTGGCACAAGAAGACGCTCTGCCAGCGTAGGCGATAAAATCGTTGTGACTGTAAAGTCAGCGTTGCCTACCAGCCAGATTAAAAAAGGTACCGTAAGCAAGGCGGTTATCGTTCGCACGAAGAAAGAAGTACGCAGAAAAGATGGTTCTTATATCCGCTTTGAAGACAACGCAGCTGTGTTGTTGACAGCGCAGGACGAACCTCGTGGCACGCGTATCTTCGGACCGGTGGCACGTGAGCTTCGCGAGAAGCAGTTCATGAAAATCGTATCATTAGCGCCTGAAGTATTATAA
- the rplE gene encoding 50S ribosomal protein L5 gives MATPRLKEKYINEIVPGLKDKFQYKSIMQVPKIEKICINKGIGAAVADKKMIDVGVEEISSITGQKAVATRSKKDISNFKLRKDQAIGVKVTLRGSRMYEFLDRLMNVALPRVRDFKGVSDKGFDGRGNYTMGVKEQIIFPEIFIDKVSKINGMDITFVTSAQTDEESYELLKAFGMPFVNKN, from the coding sequence ATGGCAACGCCTAGATTGAAAGAGAAATACATAAATGAGATCGTCCCAGGACTGAAAGATAAATTTCAGTACAAGTCGATTATGCAAGTACCTAAGATCGAAAAGATCTGTATCAACAAAGGTATTGGTGCGGCTGTAGCAGATAAGAAAATGATTGATGTGGGAGTTGAAGAAATCTCTTCCATCACAGGCCAGAAAGCAGTTGCCACACGTTCTAAAAAGGACATCTCAAATTTTAAATTGAGAAAGGATCAGGCTATTGGCGTGAAAGTTACTTTGCGCGGTAGCAGGATGTACGAGTTCCTGGATCGTTTGATGAACGTTGCCCTTCCCCGCGTGCGTGACTTCAAAGGCGTGAGCGACAAGGGTTTTGACGGCCGTGGGAACTACACCATGGGCGTGAAAGAACAGATCATTTTCCCTGAGATTTTCATCGATAAGGTGAGCAAAATCAATGGAATGGATATCACATTTGTGACAAGTGCACAAACAGATGAAGAAAGTTATGAGCTCCTGAAAGCTTTCGGGATGCCATTTGTAAATAAAAACTGA
- the rpsN gene encoding 30S ribosomal protein S14 has translation MAKLAIIARDQKKDALVKRYAEKRKALKAAGDYAALDKLPRSSSAVRLRSRCKLTGRPRGYMSKFGLCRNQFRQLASDGKIPGLTKASW, from the coding sequence ATGGCAAAACTAGCAATTATAGCAAGAGACCAGAAGAAAGATGCTTTAGTGAAGCGCTATGCTGAAAAACGCAAGGCTTTGAAAGCAGCTGGTGATTATGCGGCTTTGGATAAACTGCCCCGTAGCTCGTCTGCGGTACGTTTACGCAGCCGTTGCAAGCTCACCGGTAGGCCACGTGGTTATATGAGCAAGTTCGGCCTTTGCCGTAACCAGTTCCGCCAATTGGCAAGCGATGGGAAAATCCCAGGCTTGACTAAGGCAAGCTGGTAA
- the rplX gene encoding 50S ribosomal protein L24, whose protein sequence is MERKSNAQQKLHIRRGDTVMVLSGDDKNKTGKVLEILTEKNRAIVEGINIVTKHQKPSAGKPEGGIKKVEAGVHLSKLMLVDPSSGKPTRIGRKLNDKGKLQRFSKKSGEFIK, encoded by the coding sequence ATGGAAAGGAAATCAAACGCGCAGCAAAAGTTGCACATCCGCAGAGGAGACACCGTGATGGTGCTGTCTGGCGATGACAAGAATAAGACAGGAAAGGTCCTTGAGATATTGACCGAAAAGAACCGCGCTATTGTGGAAGGAATCAATATCGTTACCAAGCACCAGAAACCTTCGGCCGGAAAGCCGGAAGGTGGTATTAAGAAAGTAGAAGCAGGTGTTCATTTGAGCAAACTGATGCTGGTGGACCCTTCATCAGGCAAGCCTACCCGTATCGGCCGCAAGCTCAACGACAAAGGCAAGCTTCAGCGTTTTTCTAAGAAGTCAGGAGAATTTATAAAGTAA
- the rpmC gene encoding 50S ribosomal protein L29, which produces MKNAEIKGLNVVELKEKIGSEKETMRKMKFAHQVSAIENPMTIRKTRKLIARLKTELTAKERQK; this is translated from the coding sequence ATGAAGAACGCTGAAATAAAAGGATTGAACGTTGTCGAATTGAAAGAAAAAATCGGCAGCGAGAAAGAAACCATGCGCAAAATGAAATTTGCTCACCAGGTTTCAGCTATCGAAAACCCGATGACCATCCGTAAGACGCGCAAGCTCATCGCCCGGTTGAAAACAGAATTGACAGCGAAAGAACGCCAAAAATAG
- the rpsQ1 gene encoding 30S ribosomal protein S17 1, translating to MEERNSRKERVGKVVSNKMQKSITVAMNRKVKHPIYGKFMNKTTKFMAHDEKNEAGIGDTVRIMETRPLSKNKRWRLVEIVEKAK from the coding sequence ATGGAAGAAAGGAACAGTAGAAAAGAAAGAGTAGGTAAAGTGGTAAGCAATAAAATGCAAAAATCCATTACCGTGGCTATGAACCGGAAAGTGAAACATCCGATTTATGGTAAGTTCATGAACAAGACTACCAAGTTCATGGCCCATGACGAAAAGAACGAGGCAGGCATTGGTGATACCGTGCGTATCATGGAGACCCGCCCGTTGAGCAAGAACAAAAGATGGAGACTAGTAGAAATCGTTGAAAAAGCGAAGTAA
- the rpsH gene encoding 30S ribosomal protein S8, whose protein sequence is MKITDPIADYLTRVRNAIKARHRVVEVPASNLKKEMTKVLFDKGYILNYKFEDTENKQGKIKIALKYNPETKESAITKLERISTPGLRQYKPATDLPKVLSGLGIAILSTSKGVITDKEAKALNVGGEVLCYIY, encoded by the coding sequence ATGAAAATTACGGATCCAATTGCAGATTATTTAACCCGCGTTCGCAACGCCATCAAGGCGCGCCATCGCGTGGTAGAGGTGCCTGCTTCTAACCTCAAAAAGGAAATGACGAAAGTCCTTTTCGATAAAGGCTATATCCTCAATTACAAATTCGAGGATACCGAAAACAAGCAGGGTAAAATCAAGATTGCATTGAAATACAATCCTGAGACCAAAGAGTCTGCCATTACTAAATTAGAGCGCATCAGTACTCCCGGTTTGCGCCAGTATAAGCCTGCTACCGACCTGCCTAAGGTATTGAGTGGCTTGGGTATCGCCATCCTTTCTACTTCGAAAGGGGTGATCACCGACAAAGAGGCAAAAGCTTTGAATGTAGGTGGTGAAGTATTGTGTTACATCTATTAA